aggctttattgtacTTTAttgtgctgtacatacaactgcagtgcaggcaaaatgagacagtgtttcTTGGGGTCAGGAGAGAGAAggtagaaacaaagaaaataaaaatcgtactgaaaaaaacaaacacactcgatccctgcaaacaaccccccctccctctaACCCttgagacccccccccccccgcctaaCCCTTAACTATGATCCGTTAGCTCGGGGTTAGTAGAAAAATCGGTACAATTCTTGGCACCGGGGCGTCGCTTATATGGAATTTTACTAACACCCTTATAACttttacattatacattttagacggctgaaaatggcaaaaataaacatttcacacttcCTGCTTATTACCAAAGCGTTTAATATCattatatttggctttttcaacGAATAaacccttttaaaaaaaaactggacttttgcacttctttttttttttatccacgtGTCGAAAAGTTGGAATTCCACAATACAGCCCGGTGGTACTTCCGGAACTTGAACTTACCCACTATTCTCTCTAAAACGTTCCCCCTTTGTCACGTAACTCTCCCGGGCATGTGTCAGTGTCACTTGTACACAGTGTACATCCGTTTCCCAAAGCTTTCATGTTAGCAGGTCCAATTCCTGGAATCGGTCGATGCTTTTTCCGGAAAAATAACTTGGTGTCACCTGGTTCCAAATGGGTGTGTCCAACCTCAGCCCCATATAAATAAGAGTGGTTTTCACCAGCAGTTAGGCCCTGGCAATGATAAAGGTAAGAACCCAATTATttcatgtagattttttttttttttaaggtcactATCAAGGATGTAGATGTGCTCTTGCTGTAGATAATTATGATCTGTTAGCTCGGGGTTAGTAACAGGTTAGTAGAAATCTCGTCATTGCGGTGTCGCttatatggattttttttcaaatccttaCAACTACTACATTATACATAttaaacagcaaaaatacatatttcacaCTTTGAGGATAATTATCAGAGCGTTTAATGTCATTATATTATACTTTTTCAATGAATAAACCCTTTTCAAAGAAATTAAACTTTTGCACTTCTATTTTTatccactaggtggcagcatgAGACCATGTAATAATTTACACACcaaaaattcatttttgcatGACCACGTGTTGAAAAGTTGGAATTCCAATATACAGCTCGGTGGTACTTACCGGATCCAGGTGCTTTTTCCGGAAAACGAACTTGGTATCAGCTCGTTCCGAATGGGTGTGTCCAACCTCAGCCCAATATAAATAGGAGCGGTTTTCACCTGCAGTTATCACCCGGTGACTATGAAGGTAAGAACCCAATTATTTCATGTAGAAGGTCACTATCaaggatgtagacgtgctcttcctggatgtagacatatctgatatattctttcatgtagatgtataaggtcattatcctggatgtagacgtgctcttcctggatgtagacatatctgacattctttcatgtagatatATAAAGttattatcctggatgtagacacaTCTgataaactctttcatgtagatgtataaggtcattatcctggatgtagacgtgctcttcctggatgtagacatatctgacattctttcatgtagatgtataaggtcattatcctggatgtagacgtgctcttcctagatgtagacatatctgacattctttcatgtagatgtttaaagtcactatcctggatgtagacgtgctcttcctggatctagacatatctgacatattctttcatgtagacgtataaggtcattatcctggatgtagacgtggtcttcctggatgtagacatatctgacattctttcatgtagatgtataaggttattatcctggatgtagacatatctgacacattctttcatgtagatgtataaggtcattatcctggatgtagacgtgctcttcctggatgtagacatatctgacacattctttcatgtagatgtataaggtcattatcctggaggtagacgtgctcttcctggatgtagacatatctgacacattctttcatgtagatgtttcaggtcattatcctggaggtagacgtgctcttcctggatgtagacatatctgacacattctttcatgtagatgtttcaggtcattatcctggaggtagacgtgctcttcctggatgtagacatatctgacatattctttcatgtagatgtttcaggtcattatcctggaggtagacgtgctcttcctggatgtagacatatctgacattctttcatgtagatgtttcaggtcattatcctggaggtagacgtgctcttcctggatgtagacatatctgacatattctttcatgtagatgtttcaggtcattatcctggaggtagatgtgctcttcctggatgtagacatatctgacacattctttcatgtagatgtttcaggtcattatcctggatgtagatgtgctcttcctggatgtagacatatctgacatattctttcatgtagatgtttcaggtcattatcctggatgtagacgtgctcttcctggatgtagacatatctgacattctttcatgtagatgtttcaggtcattatcctggatgtagacgtgctcttcctggatgtagacatatctgacattctttcatgtagatgtttaaggtcactatcctggatgtagacgtgctcttcctgtaaATAGACATATCGGGAAATCAATGTTGCTCATCAACATTTGTGGACATTGATAtagatttcaaacattttacattgccaCGCCTTTCTGTATCGTAGACAAAGACCAAGTGCCCAGAGTGTGGAGGACATTACGTGTCCCTTTCCCGCCATCTGCGGGACCGGCATGACATGAAGGATGATAAACAGAGGCGTCTCTTCATTAGTAAGAAACATCTAAGATATGGTGGGAGACTGAGGTGCCCCATCAAAGACTGCGGATCACAGAAAGACTATGCGAGGCTCGACAAGCACCTCATCTCTGCCCATGGGAGAACCCGGGTATGATACACTTTACACGACAAATTCATGGAAAACATAAACCGTattcttatttccattttcgttcaatcatttcattctcttcccACAGGGAAAGCGCATGACAAAGCTCATGACCAAGGCCAAGAAAGCCgcaattaaagaaaaactccGGACCCTCtaccaaacaccaccaccactgcaaaCACCACCACTGCCAGCTCCACCGACACAACCCCCGGGGACTCCGTCGACAAACCCTGCGCCCcaatctccacctccaccagcacTGCCTGCACAAACTGGAGCACtgtccccaccaccaccaaccctgACCTTCATGGTTAATGGGTTGCACTCAATTAAAGACAGGCTGAAAAAGCTCTTGGAGGAGGTTGAGCTTCTACAGACTGTGACACAGCAACTGTGTGCTCTACATCCGGCGACAGCATCTGCCTCCACAGCCAGCAGTCCCTGCTCTACTCCTACCTCTCACTTGCAACAACCTGCGGCGAGTACGTCCTCTGCTCCTGAAACCCGCAGGGAGGGTGCCGTGgctgctccgtcctctgctccttACACCCGCAGGGAGGGTGCAGTGgctgctccgtcctctgctcTTGACTCCCGCAGGGAGGGTGCAGTGgctgctccgtcctctgctcctgaCACCCGCAGGGAGCACTGGAAAAAAAGGCCACTccaaaaatcagccaaaaaaaattaatacaagATAGTTTTGCTTGTAATAAGCAAAAAAATCTGCGAATGGAACAGGTGAAAATTCTCTTGGTAAGATTTCTTGAAATAAGACATTATATTTAAGCCTTACAAGATAAGAGTGATCTTGAAATTAGCTGGGAAAACTCATTTTTAGCTATATTTGACTAGtattgtgatgttttgtgtctcaTAATAAGCTTGTGATGTGCAAAAATAGTATTTTCCCCTCAAAAGTAGCATCTTTTTTGTCACCCTGTTTGTTTAAAGTATATTTAACTAATTTTTAGTTCTATAATTGTTACACTGTTCTATATTTAAGTCCACCATCTGCTTGAAATAAGATTAGAAGCTGGCATTTTGAGACAAAATGACTTGAATTTAGCATTCATGACTTGTATTATGCAGTGCTCTTTTGCCATAATAAACCGTACCATCCTGTCATCATCTCAAGTGTATTTACCTTATTGTAAGTGCTACAAAAGTAAAACTGTTCTAGATTCAAGACATTAACTACTTGttataagacagaaaaaatgaaaactagtCTTGCATTTAAccaacttttttatttaaacagcaaaaagtCACAGAGAACTGCATAAAAGGGAAACagcttcattttacatttctcacaGTATTTATGGAACTGcaatatgaaaacacagcaaaacatgcCAAATATGTGAGTGAGTTAAGGTCAGGTCCAAACATCTGAGCAATCTGCCCCTCGATACACGTACAAAATATGTGTATCCAGGCACACTCAAAGCATCGACACACTAGGCACACTACAACTGCTAACTTAGCCAAATTCAGACCAAGAATCAATAGCAATGAACATGGGACTGTAGTACCCttggggggagagaggaagtgcTATCCTACGCCATGTCTGACCACTGGTTTTATTGGCCAATAAAAGCTTTCCACTCAGCCATGCTCCTCTTGTAAGACGATGTGAGATCTCTCTCATGGATTTTGTCTAAGAGGACCTCCGTCTGTATGACTGAAAGCAGAGTGGCTACACACTTTGGATAAGTCAGGTGTAGGGTATAATAGTAGGCCATAAGGTATAAAGCACTCTCGGCAAACTTGTCTTTTGGAAAGGTGGTTATTGCCATATCTCCTACCACTAGGAGGCAGTTGGATGGACTGACAATCAGGACTGGGCAGGAGAGAGGGCGTTTCTTCAAGTAGGAATTGGGGTCTTCTGCTTCCTGTAACACATAACACAGACATTCTTCTGGATAATACATTTTGGTCATTTGGAACATAGGGTAGAGGGTTGTTTACAAACACATAACTTTACAAAGTAAAAGTCTGACAAAAGTTACAGTACTGAGAAAGCTCCGTCTGAAAGTGCTGTTTTTAACTATCCCCAATGCATTTACTGTTTACACACATCTAGCCTTCCAAAAGAACTAAAAACCAAGGCTAGGCTAGTCTGGCTTGGTTATCATTAAGGTGATAAAACCTTCTACCATGTAATGCGCCCGTTTTTGTACATACTGTGACATAGCCAAGACATCTACCCAGTGAAAATCCTCACAAATGTTTTAGGTTTCTTTGATGCttagaacatacagtatgtgaataGGAAATACATTGCCAGTCATCAGGGGCAGCACCTTCAGTGATAATTTTTTTCCGATACTGCAGTAAAAATTATCCTGCAACATTTTAAACAGCTCACCTCAAGGACATGCAAACATGTCCTTGAGGAAACAACCTTTCCCATTGTGGTATTGATGAGATACTTGAGAGGATTAACCGTGACTTAACTGAGCTGAGTGATGGTGTCCAGGTTGTCACTACAAATGGTAAGAGGACAATTTATGGGGCACTTATGTCTGTGTGCGGAGACACTCTAGCTCAGCATGAAGTGGCTGGATTTAAGATAGTGGGAGTGAGTGGGATTTGCCTACAGTAAATGCAGGCACTGCGAATGCAACTTTGAAGACATGCAGGAGCAATTTAATGaagatttgtttgttaaaaggACAATGGCAAGTCATAACAGGCAatgtaatgacactgaaaaggcAAATACTGACTTTCTGAAAGACAATCTAAAACTGACATATGGCATAAACAGGAGAAGCAAATGAACAGAATTTCCTCACTTTGATATAATCAATCAAGCCCCACAGGACATCATGCATGTCATTCTTGAAGGTGTTGCCCCATatgaaatcaaatgtgttttaaagcatCTTGTGCTTTCAGGGCAAATGGACTTAGACGCATTCAACAGTGCAATTATTTGTTTCCCTTATTCTCCTGTGGATGCAAGGGATAAGCCTTGCCCCATATCTGTCAATACACTGTcatcaaatgacaataaattGAAACAGTCAGCTGGGCAGATGCTGGTTTTGTTAAAGATCCTGCCATTTCTCATTGacaaaattggagaaaatgaTTACACACAAGTGCTACTTAAGTTGTTAgagattctaaaaaaaaaaatctattttaaccTATTATTGCTCTTTCAAGGCTGAAGCTTTTAATAgagcaacatttaaaacatttcaaacaactGTTTCCAGATGCAAATATTATACCTAAACAGCATTACTTGCTGCATCTTCCTTCTCAGATTAAGACACTTGGTCCTACGGTGAGACATATGTGTATGCGCTTTGAGTCAAAGCACTGCTTTTTTAAGCAGTGGACTTTGAAAAgtagttttaaaaacatctgtaaGTCTCTTGTGAAGCACAACCAACTTTATGAATGTAGTCAGAATGTGCATGAGAAACATCCAATTTGTTCAAGTGACGTTGACATGGGCCCAacctctgaggtgaaaaatgttcACTATGTAGAAGGAAAGATTAAAGCCTTCTTAGGAATAGAGCACGTTGAACATATAGTTTCGGTACAGTGGATTATACAGCATGGAAATAAGCATACATGTGGAAAATCTTTGGTTATTTCTAATGTCATCAACGATACTCCAGAGTTTGCActtgtgaaaaacatttctattttaaatgcGTCAGTGTATTGTTTTGAATGCCAACCTCTCTCTACAGTTGGGT
This genomic stretch from Toxotes jaculatrix isolate fToxJac2 chromosome 12, fToxJac2.pri, whole genome shotgun sequence harbors:
- the LOC121190953 gene encoding proteoglycan 4-like, giving the protein MTKLMTKAKKAAIKEKLRTLYQTPPPLQTPPLPAPPTQPPGTPSTNPAPQSPPPPALPAQTGALSPPPPTLTFMVNGLHSIKDRLKKLLEEVELLQTVTQQLCALHPATASASTASSPCSTPTSHLQQPAASTSSAPETRREGAVAAPSSAPYTRREGAVAAPSSALDSRREGAVAAPSSAPDTRREHWKKRPLQKSAKKN